The Prunus persica cultivar Lovell chromosome G8, Prunus_persica_NCBIv2, whole genome shotgun sequence genome includes a region encoding these proteins:
- the LOC18767698 gene encoding bifunctional aspartokinase/homoserine dehydrogenase 1, chloroplastic isoform X1: MASLYSAISNPGHSLSPSALPHDTKPKKICYSQCPTFLPPHRSRICRMGFVSGLERKKTLKPRIISSVTVDTPVNTSPEKVQLPKGDTWSVHKFGGTCMGNSERIKNVAKIILSDDSERKFVVVSAMSKVTDMMYDLINKAQSRDESYISALDAVLEKHRSTALDLIDGDDLCSFLAQLQHDISNLKAMLRAIYIAGHATESFTDFVVGHGELWSAQMLSCVVRKNGVDCNWMDTREVLIVNPTSSNQVDPDFKESEERLEKWYSKNPSKAIVATGFIASTPQNIPTTLKRDGSDFSAAIMGALFKAGQVTIWTDVDGVYSADPRKVSEAVILKTLSYQEAWEMSYFGANVLHPRTIIPVMRYDIPIIIRNVFNLAAPGTKICRSTEDEEGQGLESFVKGFATIDNLALVNVEGTGMAGVPGTASTIFNAVKDVGANVIMISQASSEHSVCFAVPEKEVNAVFELLQSRFHEALNAGRLSQVQVIPNCSILATVGQKMASTPGVSATLFNALAKANINVRAIAQGCSEYNITVVLKREDCIRALRAVHSRFYLSRTTIAMGIIGPGLIGATLLDQLRDQAATLKEEFNIDLRVMGITGSRTMLLSEAGIDLSRWRELQKEKGVVADMDKFVQHVHGNQFIPNKVLVDCTADSSIASHYYDWLRKGIHVVTPNKKANSGPLDQYLKIRALQRQSYTHYFYEATVGAGLPIINTLQGLLETGDKILRIEGVFSGTLSYIFNNFIGRRTFSEVVAEAKHAGYTEPDPRDDLSGTDVCRKVIILARESGLKLELSDIPVESLVPEPLKNSASAEDFMEKLPQFDHDWAKKRQIAEDAGEVLRYVGVVDMVNQKGTVKLQTYKNDHPFAQLSGADNIIAFTTTRYKDQPLIIRGPGAGAEVTAGGVFSDILRLASYLGAPS; the protein is encoded by the exons ATGGCGTCGCTCTATTCAGCCATCTCCAATCCAGGCCACAGTCTCTCCCCCAGCGCATTGCCTCACGACACCAAGCCCAAGAAGATCTGCTACTCTCAATGCCCTACATTCCTCCCTCCTCACCGCTCTCGTATTTGCAG gatgggttttgtttctgggctagaaaggaaaaagacacTAAAACCCCGGATCATTTCATCAGTCACAG TAGATACTCCCGTAAATACATCCCCTGAAAAAGTTCAGCTTCCTAAAGGTGATACTTGGTCTGTTCATAAATTTGGTGGTACCTGTATGGGAAATTCAGAAAGAATTAAGAAtgttgcaaaaataattctCAGTGATGATTCGGAGAGGAAGTTTGTAGTTGTCTCTGCAATGTCCAAGGTAACGGATATGATGTATGATCTCATCAACAAGGCTCAATCACGAGATGAGTCCTATATATCTGCATTAGATGCCGTTTTAGAAAAGCACAGATCAACAGCTCTTGATCTAATTGATGGGGATGATCTCTGTAGCTTCTTAGCACAATTGCAACATGACATCAGTAACCTGAAAGCAATGCTTCGTGCAATATACATTG CTGGTCATGCAACAGAATCCTTCACTGATTTTGTTGTAGGACATGGAGAGTTATGGTCTGCTCAGATGTTGTCATGTGTTGTTAGAAAG AATGGGGTAGATTGCAATTGGATGGATACAAGGGAAGTCCTTATTGTGAACCCTACTAGTTCTAATCAAGTGGATCCTGATTTCAAGGAATCTGAAGAGAGACTTGAGAAATGGTACTCCAAAAATCCATCAAAAGCAATTGTAGCTACTGGTTTTATTGCTAGCACACCTCAAAACATTCCTACTACTTTGAAGAGAGATGGAAGTGACTTCTCCGCAGCTATCATGGGTGCTCTATTCAAGGCTGGTCAAGTCACAATTTGGACAGATGTTGATGGAGTTTATAGTGCAGACCCCAGAAAAG TTAGTGAGGCAGTGATTCTGAAGACATTGTCTTATCAAGAGGCCTGGGAAATG TCTTATTTTGGGGCAAATGTTCTGCATCCACGCaccatcatcccagtgatgcgATACGACATTCCCATTATAATAAGGAACGTTTTCAACCTTGCTGCACCTGGAACAAAAATTTGTCGCTCTACTGAGGATGAAGAGGGCCAGGGTTTGGAATCGTTTGTCAAGGGGTTTGCAACAATAGACAACTTGGCCCTTGTAAATGTTGAAGG AACTGGAATGGCTGGAGTTCCTGGTACAGCCAGTACTATATTTAATGCCGTAAAAGATGTTGGGGCTAATGTTATCATGATATCTCAG GCTAGTAGTGAGCATTCAGTTTGCTTTGCTGTCCCTGAGAAGGAAGTAAATGCTGTTTTTGAGTTACTACAGTCCAGATTTCATGAGGCTTTGAATGCTGGGCGTCTTTCTCAG GTTCAAGTCATTCCAAACTGTAGCATTTTGGCAACAGTTGGCCAAAAAATGGCGAGTACTCCAGGAGTTAGTGCAACTCTTTTCAATGCACTGGCAAAG GCAAACATTAATGTGCGTGCCATAGCTCAAGGTTGTTCCGAGTACAATATTACTGTAGTATTAAAGCGAGAGGATTGTATTAGGGCCCTGAGAGCTGTCCACTCTAGATTTTATCTTTCAAGAACAACAATAGCAATGGGTATCATTGGACCTGGTCTGATTGGTGCCACATTACTTGATCAGTTAAGGGATCAG GCAGCTACCCTCAAGGAAGAGTTTAATATTGATTTACGTGTTATGGGAATAACTGGATCAAGGACAATGCTTTTGAGTGAGGC GGGTATTGACTTATCTAGATGGAGAGAActccaaaaagagaaaggagtaGTGGCAGATATGGACAAATTTGTGCAGCATGTACATGGTAATCAGTTCATTCCGAATAAAGTTTTGGTTGACTGCACAGCTGACTCTAGTATCGCAAGCCATTACTATGACTGGTTGCGGAAAGGAATTCATGTAGTCACCCCCAACAAAAAAGCGAATTCAGGACCTCTTGATCAG TATTTGAAGATAAGAGCTCTTCAACGGCAATCATATACACACTACTTCTACGAAGCTACTGTTGGAGCTGGTCTGCCAATTATCAATACCTTACAAGGTCTCCTCGAAACCGGGGACAAAATATTGCGTATTGAAGGCGTCTTCAG TGGAACTTTGAGTTATATCTTTAACAACTTTATAGGAAGACGGACTTTTAGTGAAGTGGTGGCCGAAGCAAAGCATGCAGGTTATACTGAGCCGGATCCCAGGGATGATCTATCTGGAACAGATGTTTGTAGAAAG GTGATAATTCTTGCTAGAGAATCTGGTCTTAAGCTGGAACTCTCTGACATCCCTGTTGAAAGCCTTGTGCCAGAACCATTGAag AATAGTGCATCAGCAGAGGATTTCATGGAAAAACTTCCACAGTTTGATCATGACTGGGCTAAGAAAAGACAGATAGCTGAGGATGCAGGAGAA GTCTTGAGATATGTTGGGGTGGTCGACATGGTCAATCAGAAAGGGACAGTGAAGCTGCAAACATACAAGAACGATCATCCTTTTGCTCAACTATCTGGGGCAGATAACATCATTGCTTTCACAACAACAAGGTACAAAGATCAGCCCTTAATAATTCGTGGACCTGGTGCCGGTGCCGAAGTCACGGCTGGTGGAGTCTTCAGTGACATATTGCGGCTTGCCTCATATCTTGGTGCCCCGTCATAG
- the LOC18767698 gene encoding bifunctional aspartokinase/homoserine dehydrogenase 1, chloroplastic isoform X2: MASLYSAISNPGHSLSPSALPHDTKPKKICYSQCPTFLPPHRSRICRMGFVSGLERKKTLKPRIISSVTDTPVNTSPEKVQLPKGDTWSVHKFGGTCMGNSERIKNVAKIILSDDSERKFVVVSAMSKVTDMMYDLINKAQSRDESYISALDAVLEKHRSTALDLIDGDDLCSFLAQLQHDISNLKAMLRAIYIAGHATESFTDFVVGHGELWSAQMLSCVVRKNGVDCNWMDTREVLIVNPTSSNQVDPDFKESEERLEKWYSKNPSKAIVATGFIASTPQNIPTTLKRDGSDFSAAIMGALFKAGQVTIWTDVDGVYSADPRKVSEAVILKTLSYQEAWEMSYFGANVLHPRTIIPVMRYDIPIIIRNVFNLAAPGTKICRSTEDEEGQGLESFVKGFATIDNLALVNVEGTGMAGVPGTASTIFNAVKDVGANVIMISQASSEHSVCFAVPEKEVNAVFELLQSRFHEALNAGRLSQVQVIPNCSILATVGQKMASTPGVSATLFNALAKANINVRAIAQGCSEYNITVVLKREDCIRALRAVHSRFYLSRTTIAMGIIGPGLIGATLLDQLRDQAATLKEEFNIDLRVMGITGSRTMLLSEAGIDLSRWRELQKEKGVVADMDKFVQHVHGNQFIPNKVLVDCTADSSIASHYYDWLRKGIHVVTPNKKANSGPLDQYLKIRALQRQSYTHYFYEATVGAGLPIINTLQGLLETGDKILRIEGVFSGTLSYIFNNFIGRRTFSEVVAEAKHAGYTEPDPRDDLSGTDVCRKVIILARESGLKLELSDIPVESLVPEPLKNSASAEDFMEKLPQFDHDWAKKRQIAEDAGEVLRYVGVVDMVNQKGTVKLQTYKNDHPFAQLSGADNIIAFTTTRYKDQPLIIRGPGAGAEVTAGGVFSDILRLASYLGAPS, encoded by the exons ATGGCGTCGCTCTATTCAGCCATCTCCAATCCAGGCCACAGTCTCTCCCCCAGCGCATTGCCTCACGACACCAAGCCCAAGAAGATCTGCTACTCTCAATGCCCTACATTCCTCCCTCCTCACCGCTCTCGTATTTGCAG gatgggttttgtttctgggctagaaaggaaaaagacacTAAAACCCCGGATCATTTCATCAGTCACAG ATACTCCCGTAAATACATCCCCTGAAAAAGTTCAGCTTCCTAAAGGTGATACTTGGTCTGTTCATAAATTTGGTGGTACCTGTATGGGAAATTCAGAAAGAATTAAGAAtgttgcaaaaataattctCAGTGATGATTCGGAGAGGAAGTTTGTAGTTGTCTCTGCAATGTCCAAGGTAACGGATATGATGTATGATCTCATCAACAAGGCTCAATCACGAGATGAGTCCTATATATCTGCATTAGATGCCGTTTTAGAAAAGCACAGATCAACAGCTCTTGATCTAATTGATGGGGATGATCTCTGTAGCTTCTTAGCACAATTGCAACATGACATCAGTAACCTGAAAGCAATGCTTCGTGCAATATACATTG CTGGTCATGCAACAGAATCCTTCACTGATTTTGTTGTAGGACATGGAGAGTTATGGTCTGCTCAGATGTTGTCATGTGTTGTTAGAAAG AATGGGGTAGATTGCAATTGGATGGATACAAGGGAAGTCCTTATTGTGAACCCTACTAGTTCTAATCAAGTGGATCCTGATTTCAAGGAATCTGAAGAGAGACTTGAGAAATGGTACTCCAAAAATCCATCAAAAGCAATTGTAGCTACTGGTTTTATTGCTAGCACACCTCAAAACATTCCTACTACTTTGAAGAGAGATGGAAGTGACTTCTCCGCAGCTATCATGGGTGCTCTATTCAAGGCTGGTCAAGTCACAATTTGGACAGATGTTGATGGAGTTTATAGTGCAGACCCCAGAAAAG TTAGTGAGGCAGTGATTCTGAAGACATTGTCTTATCAAGAGGCCTGGGAAATG TCTTATTTTGGGGCAAATGTTCTGCATCCACGCaccatcatcccagtgatgcgATACGACATTCCCATTATAATAAGGAACGTTTTCAACCTTGCTGCACCTGGAACAAAAATTTGTCGCTCTACTGAGGATGAAGAGGGCCAGGGTTTGGAATCGTTTGTCAAGGGGTTTGCAACAATAGACAACTTGGCCCTTGTAAATGTTGAAGG AACTGGAATGGCTGGAGTTCCTGGTACAGCCAGTACTATATTTAATGCCGTAAAAGATGTTGGGGCTAATGTTATCATGATATCTCAG GCTAGTAGTGAGCATTCAGTTTGCTTTGCTGTCCCTGAGAAGGAAGTAAATGCTGTTTTTGAGTTACTACAGTCCAGATTTCATGAGGCTTTGAATGCTGGGCGTCTTTCTCAG GTTCAAGTCATTCCAAACTGTAGCATTTTGGCAACAGTTGGCCAAAAAATGGCGAGTACTCCAGGAGTTAGTGCAACTCTTTTCAATGCACTGGCAAAG GCAAACATTAATGTGCGTGCCATAGCTCAAGGTTGTTCCGAGTACAATATTACTGTAGTATTAAAGCGAGAGGATTGTATTAGGGCCCTGAGAGCTGTCCACTCTAGATTTTATCTTTCAAGAACAACAATAGCAATGGGTATCATTGGACCTGGTCTGATTGGTGCCACATTACTTGATCAGTTAAGGGATCAG GCAGCTACCCTCAAGGAAGAGTTTAATATTGATTTACGTGTTATGGGAATAACTGGATCAAGGACAATGCTTTTGAGTGAGGC GGGTATTGACTTATCTAGATGGAGAGAActccaaaaagagaaaggagtaGTGGCAGATATGGACAAATTTGTGCAGCATGTACATGGTAATCAGTTCATTCCGAATAAAGTTTTGGTTGACTGCACAGCTGACTCTAGTATCGCAAGCCATTACTATGACTGGTTGCGGAAAGGAATTCATGTAGTCACCCCCAACAAAAAAGCGAATTCAGGACCTCTTGATCAG TATTTGAAGATAAGAGCTCTTCAACGGCAATCATATACACACTACTTCTACGAAGCTACTGTTGGAGCTGGTCTGCCAATTATCAATACCTTACAAGGTCTCCTCGAAACCGGGGACAAAATATTGCGTATTGAAGGCGTCTTCAG TGGAACTTTGAGTTATATCTTTAACAACTTTATAGGAAGACGGACTTTTAGTGAAGTGGTGGCCGAAGCAAAGCATGCAGGTTATACTGAGCCGGATCCCAGGGATGATCTATCTGGAACAGATGTTTGTAGAAAG GTGATAATTCTTGCTAGAGAATCTGGTCTTAAGCTGGAACTCTCTGACATCCCTGTTGAAAGCCTTGTGCCAGAACCATTGAag AATAGTGCATCAGCAGAGGATTTCATGGAAAAACTTCCACAGTTTGATCATGACTGGGCTAAGAAAAGACAGATAGCTGAGGATGCAGGAGAA GTCTTGAGATATGTTGGGGTGGTCGACATGGTCAATCAGAAAGGGACAGTGAAGCTGCAAACATACAAGAACGATCATCCTTTTGCTCAACTATCTGGGGCAGATAACATCATTGCTTTCACAACAACAAGGTACAAAGATCAGCCCTTAATAATTCGTGGACCTGGTGCCGGTGCCGAAGTCACGGCTGGTGGAGTCTTCAGTGACATATTGCGGCTTGCCTCATATCTTGGTGCCCCGTCATAG
- the LOC18766176 gene encoding uncharacterized protein LOC18766176, with protein MESSTSSISMTASSNPRSKRLLFDRRYGWVIDEWKDPSEEALAGGRGMFCVLPLAKYLIKMASQSINLAANSAVKVLERPDLFSPQLLQAGLNDQVYKIKSSLPKPEFNYFLLKGNLSSKAASSSSCEQTESSKS; from the exons ATGGAGTCTTCAACTTCCTCAATCTCCATGACAGCCTCCTCAAACCCACGTTCCAAACGCCTTTTGTTTGATCGCCGTTATGGTTGGGT AATTGATGAATGGAAAGACCCATCGGAGGAAGCTCTGGCGGGTGGCCGAGGAAT GTTTTGCGTCCTGCCTCTTGCAAAATATTTGATAAAGATGGCTTCGCAGTCG ATTAATCTTGCAGCTAACTCAGCAGTGAAAGTTCTTGAAAGGCCAGACCTGTTTTCTCCTCAGCTATTGCAAGCTGGTCTAAATGACCaggtttacaaaattaagtcTTCTTTGCCAAAGCCGGAATTCAACTATTTCTTACTCAAAGGAAATCTCTCATCAAAAGCTGCTAGTTCCTCTTCATGTGAACAAACAGAAAGCAGTAAATCGTAG
- the LOC18766169 gene encoding protein PARTING DANCERS, producing the protein MEMANTKATSQIPSRAISSGGGGGVCMMSNTWRDEQHPSFINFISTFLTANAFRLNFVPIAPDFIFNCGGSSVAFIFVTSLDPTSISQIFGRVQKLKLQFANLYVVITLPTKEKNDLFVCSYFKFGMELGKPTFVLVKDLEMGFEKMVKIAHSRGVCKREDATAKLKAERKQTVQAVNVFQRVVTSIPGIDNHDANALNQAIGSIEAISKASKEQILENTDLSADKAEVVSRFFRDPKFYLSPKIN; encoded by the exons ATGGAAATGGCGAATACGAAAGCAACGTCTCAAATTCCATCGAGGGCCATAAGCTCAG gtggtggtggtggggtttGTATGATGAGCAACACATGGAGAGATGAACAACACCCATCTTTCATCAACTTCATTTCCACCTTCCTCACTGCAAACGCTTTCCGTCTTAACTTTGTCCCAATTGCCCCt GACTTCATTTTCAACTGTGGGGGTTCATCTGTGGCATTCATCTTTGTGACAAGCTTGGATCCCACTTCCATCTCACAAATCTTCGGCAG AGTTCAAAAACTGAAGCTGCAATTTGCAAATCTATATGTTGTCATCACCCTCCCAACCAAGGAGAAAaatgatttgtttgtttgttcttaCTTCAA ATTCGGAATGGAGCTTGGTAAACCCACATTCGTTCTGGTTAAGGACTTGGAAATGGGGTTTGAAAAGATGGTAAAGATAGCTCACTCTCGTGGGG TATGCAAGCGAGAGGATGCTACCGCAAAATTGAAGGCTGAG AGGAAGCAAACTGTGCAAGCAGTGAACGTGTTTCAAAGAGTGGTCACATCCATTCCGGGTATCGACAATCATGATGCGAATGCG CTTAACCAAGCGATTGGTTCGATTGAAGCAATTTCCAAGGCATCAAAGGAGCAAATTCTGGAAAACACAGACCTCTCTGCTGACAAGGCAGAAGTTGTTTCAAGGTTTTTCAGGGATCCAAAGTTTTACCTGAGTCCCAAGATCAACTGA